In Chitinophagales bacterium, one DNA window encodes the following:
- a CDS encoding GHKL domain-containing protein — protein MEPVTISELKKVIALSDLPDDHLQWILDHSVTSEYEDGTVIMKTGETPEFMMFIIEGKLSFYMNNNGTLVHFFEFANDEATGGATGLLPYSRMKASPGYSIANGKLRSIRMNKIHFAALEQLNPDLIQRLIGYMTERARSFATTQLQHEKVNALGKLAAGIAHELNNPAAAINRISAELSKRLDENYLLTEKLLQYNISADHLRNIRSMVLQKEKELSGRPKLSPMQKLEKEDAIYDWLKEHAPAAGNLAGETFADAGFSGEDLGIICKDAGKEAFIHVLYWIENLLSSQRVIKDLDEASSRISNLVGAIKSHVHMDRTADLQLTDIHRDIENTLTLLGYKLREKNISVKKIFAEDLPAIPAYVGELNQVWTNIIDNAIFAMPKNGELLIETGFNNKDANIKFIDNGSGISADILSRIFDPFFTTKKVGEGTGIGLDLVNRVIKHHNGEIKVNSKPGRTEFLICLPTGEIKQLRDETTVHHTGG, from the coding sequence ATGGAACCAGTAACCATCAGCGAATTAAAAAAAGTAATCGCACTCAGCGACCTGCCTGATGACCACCTGCAATGGATTCTTGATCATTCCGTGACTTCAGAATATGAAGATGGAACAGTGATTATGAAAACCGGTGAGACCCCCGAATTCATGATGTTTATCATTGAAGGCAAACTTTCATTTTACATGAATAATAATGGAACGCTGGTCCATTTTTTTGAATTTGCCAACGATGAAGCCACCGGTGGAGCCACCGGCTTACTGCCTTATTCGAGGATGAAAGCTTCTCCCGGCTACTCTATTGCCAACGGAAAGCTGCGCAGCATCCGTATGAATAAGATACACTTTGCCGCACTGGAGCAACTCAATCCAGATCTCATTCAGCGGCTTATCGGTTATATGACGGAACGTGCCCGTTCATTTGCCACTACGCAGCTGCAGCATGAAAAAGTTAACGCATTGGGTAAACTTGCAGCCGGCATCGCACATGAGTTGAATAACCCGGCTGCCGCCATCAACAGGATATCTGCAGAACTCAGCAAGCGGCTCGATGAAAATTACCTTTTAACTGAAAAACTGCTGCAATACAATATCAGTGCAGATCACTTGCGGAATATCCGCAGCATGGTGCTGCAGAAAGAAAAGGAACTCAGCGGCAGACCTAAACTCAGCCCGATGCAAAAGCTGGAAAAAGAAGATGCAATCTATGACTGGCTCAAAGAACATGCACCGGCTGCCGGCAACCTGGCTGGTGAAACATTTGCGGATGCCGGATTCTCCGGTGAAGATCTTGGCATCATCTGTAAGGATGCCGGCAAGGAAGCTTTCATACATGTGCTTTACTGGATTGAAAACCTGTTAAGCTCTCAACGTGTCATCAAAGACCTTGATGAAGCATCTTCCAGGATTTCCAACCTGGTGGGTGCCATTAAAAGCCATGTTCACATGGATCGTACCGCTGATTTGCAGCTCACGGATATTCACAGGGATATAGAAAACACATTGACACTGCTCGGATACAAGTTGCGGGAAAAAAATATTTCGGTTAAAAAAATCTTCGCTGAAGATCTTCCTGCCATTCCTGCCTATGTAGGCGAACTTAACCAGGTTTGGACCAACATCATTGACAATGCGATCTTTGCAATGCCTAAGAACGGTGAGTTACTTATTGAAACCGGCTTCAACAATAAGGATGCAAATATCAAGTTCATTGATAATGGTTCGGGCATCAGCGCGGATATACTCTCACGCATATTTGATCCGTTCTTCACCACCAAAAAAGTAGGCGAAGGAACTGGAATAGGATTAGATCTTGTAAACAGGGTCATCAAGCATCACAACGGGGAAATCAAAGTGAATTCAAAACCGGGCAGAACGGAGTTCCTCATCTGCCTGCCGACCGGTGAAATAAAACAACTGAGAGATGAAACTACCGTTCATCATACTGGTGGATGA
- a CDS encoding cystathionine gamma-synthase family protein: METSHKFKPESLMMSYGYKPSLSEGAIKSPVFQTSTFVFKSAEEGKSFFEVAYGLREKRINEKPGLIYSRINNPDLEILENRLTLWDEAEDCAVFESGMSAISTVLLEFLQPGDLLLFSIPVYGGTDHLINHFLTKFGVHVLPFKPGMEQDEIENQIEQTGLADKLAMIFVESPANPTNSLIDINCCKAIADKYSNRNKQVYLSVDNTYMGPLWQHPLKLGADFSIYSATKYIGGHSDVIAGACCGSKALIGRVKTLRTFLGNMASPHTGWLLMRSLETLKVRMEQQTFNAEKVADFLNFHPKIEKVNYPGLIPKDTKEYAIFKRQCSAPGAMLSFEITGGETEAFIFMNALKLIRLAVSLGGTESLAEHPATMTHAGVEPHQRMEMGITDKLIRLSIGVENYNDIIWDLEQALAKLQLQ; this comes from the coding sequence ATGGAAACCAGTCATAAATTCAAGCCTGAGAGCCTGATGATGTCGTATGGATACAAGCCATCACTTTCAGAAGGCGCCATTAAGTCGCCTGTTTTTCAGACCAGCACTTTTGTATTCAAGAGTGCGGAAGAAGGCAAATCCTTTTTTGAAGTCGCCTATGGCTTACGCGAAAAAAGAATCAATGAAAAGCCAGGTTTGATTTACAGCCGCATCAATAATCCTGATCTCGAAATATTGGAAAACCGATTAACCTTATGGGATGAAGCGGAAGACTGCGCGGTGTTTGAAAGTGGTATGTCTGCCATCTCCACCGTATTGCTGGAGTTTCTTCAACCCGGCGACCTGCTGCTGTTCAGCATTCCTGTATATGGCGGAACTGATCACCTGATCAATCATTTCCTCACTAAATTCGGTGTACATGTGCTGCCATTTAAACCCGGCATGGAACAGGATGAGATAGAAAACCAGATCGAACAAACCGGATTGGCGGATAAGCTGGCAATGATTTTTGTGGAATCACCCGCGAACCCCACCAACTCACTCATCGATATAAACTGCTGCAAAGCTATTGCTGATAAATACAGCAACAGGAATAAGCAGGTCTATCTGTCGGTTGACAACACTTACATGGGTCCGCTTTGGCAACACCCTTTGAAGTTAGGTGCTGATTTTTCTATTTACTCCGCCACAAAATATATCGGAGGACACAGTGATGTGATAGCCGGCGCCTGCTGTGGAAGCAAAGCGCTGATTGGCAGGGTTAAAACACTGAGGACCTTTTTAGGCAATATGGCGTCACCACATACCGGATGGTTGCTGATGCGCAGCCTTGAAACATTAAAGGTCAGAATGGAACAACAGACATTCAATGCAGAAAAAGTTGCCGACTTCCTGAATTTTCATCCCAAGATCGAAAAGGTAAATTACCCCGGGCTGATTCCGAAAGACACTAAAGAATATGCAATCTTTAAACGACAATGTTCTGCACCGGGTGCCATGCTCTCATTTGAAATTACAGGTGGCGAAACGGAAGCATTTATTTTTATGAATGCTTTGAAACTGATCAGGCTGGCGGTGAGCCTTGGCGGAACTGAATCATTGGCGGAGCACCCTGCAACCATGACACATGCAGGCGTTGAACCACATCAGCGGATGGAGATGGGAATAACGGATAAACTTATCAGGCTTTCCATTGGTGTGGAAAACTATAATGATATCATCTGGGATCTGGAGCAGGCATTAGCCAAATTACAATTGCAGTAG
- a CDS encoding FAD-dependent oxidoreductase produces MKLPFIILVDDDQQVLHAIQRDIRNEYRDAYRISANASARETLELMRELHLKNETVALIISDQRMPEMEGVDFLARAKEIYPDSKSVLLTAYSDIEAAIRAINLIKLDYYLLKPWNPPEEKLYPIVDDLLDEWNALYKPDHEGIRIIGFQWSPKSHKLKEFLSGNLIPFLWMDAESDKGADQYLSSANITAAQLPLVILKDGSFLADPSLPDLASRVGLQQTASHEVYDVLIIGAGPAGLAASVYGSCEGLKTLLIEKSNPGGQAGSSARIENYLGFPKGLSGAELSQRAIAQTLRFGTEILTPKSVKNIHLQNGYKMVEMTDGIQVMTKSIVIATGVEYRKLDIPGIENFTGAGIYYGAASVEARACKNQSVYIVGGANSACQAALHISKFASEVHMLIRRDSIRSTAANYLAENISQTPNIYVHPNTEIAKVEGEKELERITLKNGATGEEKTVPAKALFIYIGARPGTAWLNDIVLKDEAGFIITGSDLKKTKSFHSMWKLQRDPYIAETSVPGIFASGDVRYGAMTGISAAVGEGAMAIRFVRKYLSEM; encoded by the coding sequence ATGAAACTACCGTTCATCATACTGGTGGATGACGATCAGCAGGTGCTCCACGCCATACAGCGCGATATCAGAAATGAATACCGTGATGCTTATCGTATCAGTGCCAATGCATCAGCCAGGGAAACACTGGAGCTGATGCGGGAGCTGCACCTTAAAAATGAAACAGTGGCACTGATCATCTCCGATCAGCGTATGCCGGAGATGGAAGGAGTTGATTTTCTGGCCAGGGCCAAGGAAATATATCCCGATTCAAAATCTGTTTTACTCACCGCTTACTCCGATATCGAAGCGGCTATCAGGGCTATCAACCTGATTAAGCTGGATTACTACCTGTTGAAACCATGGAATCCACCGGAAGAAAAACTCTATCCCATTGTTGATGACTTACTCGATGAGTGGAACGCCCTTTATAAACCTGATCATGAAGGCATCCGTATCATTGGCTTTCAATGGTCGCCCAAGTCACATAAGCTGAAAGAATTTCTTTCCGGAAACCTCATTCCTTTTTTATGGATGGATGCGGAATCCGATAAAGGAGCGGATCAATACCTTAGCAGCGCAAATATCACGGCTGCCCAGCTACCGTTGGTTATATTGAAAGACGGCTCATTCCTGGCAGATCCTTCCCTGCCCGATCTTGCATCCCGGGTTGGACTGCAGCAAACCGCCAGCCATGAAGTGTATGATGTATTGATTATCGGTGCAGGGCCGGCAGGACTGGCAGCTTCCGTGTATGGTTCCTGCGAGGGACTTAAAACATTACTGATTGAAAAGAGCAACCCTGGCGGGCAGGCCGGCAGCAGTGCAAGGATTGAAAATTATCTTGGTTTTCCCAAAGGCCTTTCCGGTGCGGAACTCAGTCAGCGCGCCATTGCACAAACCCTTCGATTCGGAACAGAAATACTGACGCCCAAGAGTGTAAAAAACATCCACCTTCAAAATGGTTACAAGATGGTGGAGATGACGGATGGCATACAGGTAATGACGAAATCTATCGTGATAGCGACCGGCGTGGAATACAGGAAGCTGGATATTCCGGGTATTGAAAATTTTACGGGTGCGGGCATTTACTATGGCGCAGCTTCCGTGGAAGCACGCGCATGCAAAAATCAAAGTGTATATATTGTCGGCGGCGCCAACTCAGCCTGCCAGGCTGCGCTGCACATCAGCAAGTTTGCCAGCGAAGTGCACATGCTGATCCGGCGTGATTCCATCAGAAGTACGGCGGCAAATTACCTGGCGGAAAATATCAGCCAGACACCCAACATCTATGTGCATCCAAACACAGAAATTGCAAAAGTGGAAGGCGAAAAGGAACTGGAAAGAATTACGCTGAAGAATGGTGCAACCGGTGAAGAAAAAACCGTACCTGCAAAAGCCCTTTTTATCTATATCGGTGCAAGGCCCGGCACAGCGTGGCTGAATGATATTGTTTTGAAAGATGAAGCAGGATTCATCATTACCGGGAGTGACCTGAAGAAGACAAAATCATTTCATTCCATGTGGAAACTGCAGCGCGATCCTTACATAGCCGAAACAAGCGTGCCCGGAATTTTCGCTTCAGGCGATGTGCGTTATGGTGCCATGACCGGAATTTCTGCCGCTGTCGGTGAAGGTGCCATGGCCATACGTTTCGTGCGGAAATACCTGAGTGAAATGTAA
- a CDS encoding ferritin-like protein, whose translation MMTKQQVLSDLKKHLHTAIALEHSTLPPYLTAYWSIHGNSENALHVKDYFLSVIREEMLHMAMACNILNAIGGTPFINDPSILPSFPSALPGHSKTNNAFIVHLDKCCPQAVANFAQIEMPEELAGKKHYDDGWSTIGEFYDEIAALIRHDSLSDLDFAGGRQVDNSFNPGKGTLYTVHSRQDALNALDEIIDQGEGHSGKLYNKDHELTHYWKFITIRDLMAKNLWHYEAEVMNMGRDPDEKYFSEDARQINYRFNMLYSELLDAMQVAFSSEVPSLAEPIRIMYMLKKPAITLMQLPLIGKAGNAGPTFRYLSPEERIALLHP comes from the coding sequence ATGATGACGAAGCAGCAGGTTTTATCTGATCTCAAAAAACACTTACATACCGCAATAGCACTCGAACATTCCACTTTGCCGCCATATCTCACTGCCTATTGGAGCATTCATGGTAACTCAGAAAATGCATTGCATGTAAAAGACTATTTCCTGTCAGTTATCCGGGAAGAAATGCTGCACATGGCAATGGCATGCAACATATTGAATGCTATCGGCGGTACGCCATTCATCAATGATCCATCCATCTTGCCTTCATTTCCCTCTGCGTTGCCGGGCCACAGCAAAACGAATAATGCATTCATCGTTCACCTGGATAAATGCTGCCCACAGGCTGTTGCAAACTTCGCGCAGATAGAGATGCCGGAAGAACTGGCCGGGAAGAAACACTATGACGACGGATGGAGTACAATAGGAGAATTTTATGATGAGATAGCAGCGCTCATACGCCATGATTCACTCAGTGATCTTGATTTTGCCGGAGGAAGACAGGTTGACAACTCCTTCAATCCCGGTAAAGGCACACTTTATACAGTGCACAGCAGGCAGGATGCACTGAATGCACTGGACGAAATAATTGATCAGGGTGAAGGTCATTCCGGGAAACTGTATAACAAAGATCATGAACTCACACACTATTGGAAATTTATTACTATCCGCGACCTGATGGCGAAAAATCTCTGGCACTATGAAGCGGAGGTGATGAACATGGGCAGGGATCCGGATGAAAAATATTTCTCGGAGGATGCGCGGCAAATCAATTACCGTTTCAACATGCTATACAGTGAATTACTGGATGCCATGCAGGTGGCATTCAGCAGCGAGGTGCCATCACTGGCCGAACCGATTCGCATCATGTATATGCTGAAAAAACCTGCCATCACGCTCATGCAATTACCTTTAATTGGCAAGGCGGGAAATGCCGGACCAACTTTCCGCTACTTATCTCCGGAAGAAAGGATAGCGTTGTTGCACCCTTGA